A single window of Rhizobium indicum DNA harbors:
- a CDS encoding group III truncated hemoglobin, which yields MDNDIQGRPAHVAAIRERAEAEMREMGVDAAFIDRLVETFYARVLTHPDLGPVFDAKLSGRWPEHMTKMKSFWSAVAFRSGAYGGKPVQAHTGVQNLTPDLFPKWLSLFAATLDDIAPTPEAKAWFMATAERIAKSLTLSLFYNPALDDPARKPA from the coding sequence ATGGACAATGACATTCAGGGCCGCCCTGCTCATGTCGCGGCGATCCGCGAAAGGGCGGAGGCCGAGATGCGGGAGATGGGCGTCGACGCGGCCTTCATCGACAGGCTGGTCGAGACCTTTTACGCGCGCGTGCTAACGCATCCCGATCTTGGCCCGGTGTTCGACGCCAAGCTGTCCGGCCGCTGGCCGGAGCATATGACGAAGATGAAGAGCTTCTGGTCGGCCGTCGCCTTCCGCAGCGGCGCCTATGGCGGCAAGCCGGTGCAAGCGCATACGGGTGTCCAAAACCTGACACCCGATCTCTTTCCGAAGTGGCTGTCGCTGTTTGCCGCAACGCTCGACGATATCGCGCCAACGCCGGAGGCCAAGGCATGGTTCATGGCAACGGCGGAGCGGATCGCCAAAAGCCTGACACTGTCGCTGTTCTACAATCCGGCGCTCGACGATCCCGCGCGCAAACCCGCCTGA
- a CDS encoding histone deacetylase family protein, translating to MRVIYSEDHKLRDARTELHAGQLVTPFEAPFRAEWILAAVKEAGFADVVAPDAHGLETARKVHDPAYLDFLATVWDRWVAAGFTGEAIANSFAVRRTSQRVPDNIVGAIGHYANAADTSITKGSYEAAIASMRCAITGADWLNAGNRFAFALCRPPGHHAGIDLFGGYCFINNSGVAAQRLLDRGARKVAVLDVDFHHGNGTQDLFYRRGDVFTASLHGDPMHAFPYFLGHADEEGEGEGAGANRNYPMLPGTPWDIWSSALADALTRIKAFGAEAIVVALGVDTFERDPISFFSLTSDDFTRMGAMISAAGLPVLACMEGGYGVPEIGLNVANVLKGLEA from the coding sequence ATGCGCGTCATCTATTCCGAAGACCACAAGCTGCGCGATGCCAGGACCGAGCTGCATGCCGGCCAGCTGGTGACGCCCTTCGAGGCGCCGTTTCGCGCCGAATGGATCCTGGCGGCGGTCAAGGAGGCGGGCTTTGCCGACGTGGTGGCACCGGATGCGCACGGGTTGGAAACGGCTCGAAAAGTGCATGATCCCGCCTATCTGGATTTCCTCGCCACCGTCTGGGACCGCTGGGTGGCGGCCGGTTTCACCGGCGAGGCGATCGCCAATTCCTTCGCCGTTCGCCGCACCAGCCAGCGCGTGCCCGACAATATCGTCGGCGCGATCGGCCATTACGCCAATGCCGCCGACACCTCGATCACCAAGGGTTCCTACGAGGCGGCAATCGCTTCGATGCGCTGCGCGATCACAGGCGCCGACTGGCTGAATGCCGGCAATCGCTTCGCCTTCGCGCTCTGCCGCCCGCCCGGCCACCATGCCGGCATCGATCTCTTCGGCGGCTATTGCTTCATCAACAATTCGGGCGTCGCCGCGCAGCGGCTGCTCGACCGCGGTGCGAGGAAAGTCGCGGTGCTGGATGTCGATTTCCACCATGGCAACGGCACGCAGGATCTGTTCTATCGCCGCGGCGATGTCTTCACCGCATCGCTGCACGGCGATCCCATGCATGCCTTTCCCTATTTCCTCGGCCATGCCGACGAGGAAGGCGAGGGGGAGGGTGCAGGCGCCAACCGCAACTATCCGATGCTGCCAGGCACGCCTTGGGATATCTGGTCTTCGGCCCTTGCCGATGCGCTCACCCGCATCAAGGCCTTCGGCGCCGAGGCGATCGTCGTGGCCCTCGGCGTCGACACTTTCGAGCGCGATCCGATCTCCTTCTTCAGCCTCACCTCCGACGATTTCACCCGCATGGGCGCGATGATATCAGCCGCCGGCCTGCCGGTGCTTGCCTGCATGGAGGGCGGCTACGGTGTGCCGGAGATCGGCCTCAACGTCGCCAACGTCCTCAAAGGTCTGGAAGCCTGA
- a CDS encoding EamA family transporter codes for MDIKNIETGTDGAALIAQPGISPTSGGLAAGVAMCLMSMSSIQFGAALSSSAIATYGVAGATWLRLAFAAIILAAVVRPSVLRYSGAQWRATLLLGTTTAAMTLCFFAAIQRLPLGLAIAIDFLGPLSVAVFGYGLSWRLTWPLIAAAGILFLAHDGEGWVGNSSGVLFALGSAVGWAVYILLTKKVGAAFKGLEGLSMSLIVAGLVATPFGLAETGGAFTVEGLVEVLGLAILVPLLPYALEMVALRRMPSASFGILMSLEPALGALAGFLILAQPMTALQMLGTALVVAASAGATASAAKT; via the coding sequence ATGGACATCAAGAATATCGAGACCGGGACAGACGGCGCAGCCTTGATTGCGCAGCCGGGCATATCGCCGACTTCGGGCGGTTTGGCGGCCGGTGTCGCCATGTGCCTGATGTCGATGTCGTCGATCCAGTTCGGTGCGGCACTGTCTTCGTCAGCCATTGCGACCTATGGCGTTGCCGGCGCTACCTGGCTGCGGCTTGCTTTCGCGGCAATCATCCTTGCCGCCGTCGTCAGGCCTTCGGTGCTGCGTTATAGCGGCGCCCAATGGCGGGCGACGTTGCTGCTCGGCACGACGACGGCTGCCATGACGCTGTGCTTCTTCGCGGCGATCCAGCGGCTGCCGCTCGGCCTGGCGATCGCCATCGATTTCCTTGGGCCGCTCTCGGTCGCCGTCTTCGGCTATGGCCTGAGCTGGCGGCTTACCTGGCCGTTGATCGCTGCGGCCGGTATTCTCTTCCTCGCCCATGACGGCGAAGGCTGGGTCGGCAATTCCTCAGGCGTCCTCTTCGCCCTCGGCTCGGCTGTGGGATGGGCGGTCTATATCCTGCTGACGAAGAAGGTTGGCGCTGCCTTCAAGGGGCTGGAAGGTCTCTCCATGTCGCTGATCGTTGCCGGCCTCGTCGCGACACCTTTCGGTCTGGCCGAGACGGGGGGCGCCTTCACGGTGGAGGGACTGGTGGAGGTTCTCGGCCTTGCCATCCTTGTGCCGCTCTTGCCCTATGCGCTGGAGATGGTGGCTCTGCGGCGCATGCCGTCGGCATCCTTCGGCATCCTGATGAGCCTCGAACCGGCGCTCGGCGCGCTGGCCGGCTTTCTGATCCTCGCCCAGCCGATGACCGCGCTGCAGATGCTGGGTACCGCGCTCGTCGTGGCAGCCAGCGCCGGCGCCACCGCCTCGGCGGCGAAGACCTAG
- the recX gene encoding recombination regulator RecX, protein MTDETVPSDIPTSRMLSWARNSAIYRLERRMMTEKQLFDAITRKAKEKFEEISAAQLKAIADFAVKFAYDNKVLDDSAYAEISTRSAVRGGKSKRAIAQKLAAKGVSSDKVEAALEEADDLYAAAIFARKRAFGPFRRVELDEKRKAKELSAFARNGFSFDIGRKIFDMSFEDAEEIIFAGRSAAPQHQRS, encoded by the coding sequence ATGACCGACGAGACCGTTCCATCCGATATCCCGACATCACGCATGCTGAGCTGGGCGCGCAACTCCGCTATCTATCGCCTGGAGCGGCGGATGATGACGGAAAAGCAGCTGTTTGACGCCATCACCCGCAAGGCGAAGGAGAAATTCGAGGAAATCAGCGCGGCGCAACTCAAGGCCATCGCCGATTTCGCGGTCAAATTTGCCTATGACAACAAGGTGCTCGACGACAGCGCCTATGCGGAGATCAGCACGCGCTCTGCCGTGCGCGGCGGTAAATCGAAGCGCGCGATCGCCCAGAAGCTTGCTGCCAAGGGCGTCTCCAGCGACAAGGTAGAGGCGGCGCTTGAGGAGGCAGACGATCTCTATGCGGCAGCTATATTTGCCCGCAAGCGCGCCTTCGGCCCCTTCCGCCGGGTCGAGCTCGACGAAAAGCGAAAGGCGAAAGAGCTTTCGGCTTTCGCCCGCAACGGCTTCAGCTTCGACATCGGCAGGAAGATCTTCGACATGAGCTTCGAAGATGCCGAAGAGATCATCTTCGCGGGCCGATCTGCGGCGCCTCAGCATCAGCGCTCTTGA